The Pungitius pungitius chromosome 14, fPunPun2.1, whole genome shotgun sequence genome contains the following window.
cagcctccctgctcctccaggcCCGGTGGACTGTtggtgtctctctctgctgaaGACTTCCTGGAGCTTCCGCTCCTCCGCCTGCAGAGCCAAGCGCTGCAGCCGCCGCCGGGACCGAGAGAGGAACCGTGGACGGTGCATCTCCAGAGCCTCCtgcaggagggaagaggaaCGAGATGTCAAATGCATGAAATCCTATCAGAACAGACCCAACATTTCATCTTAAACGGCACCGAAAAGTGTCACTCAGCTTCCTCAGTGACGATATTCTACATCAACACATAATGGAACATTTTGGTTgtttgacataaaaaaaacaactcagcAACAAGTGGTTAAATGActaataaatatacaaatgtgTTTGATACTTGGAGCATTAATGTCACTTTATCTGTGTATAGTGAAGCGATGTCATTGGTTAGAAGAGAGTGAGCTTTAAAGACAACTGCTCAGCGGCTCTCATCTTAACTTCTAAAATGTACAAATCATTGTACCTAACGAGCCGGCTTGCGATGTTTGTGGAGACAAACCGACCTGAAGGGAGAGGCGGGTCAGACCAGAGGACAGCGGTTTGGTCCTTGCATCCACTTGGGTCTGGGCGCGATGGTTTCTGTCCTCGTGGACCTGTCTTTGCCTCAGAGGCTGCCTCCACGGGTCCATTCTGCTGTACGCTTTGAACCAGGCGGTGCTCGGCCTCCCGGTCCAATCCCCCGGCCGGTTCTCCTTCCTCGCCTCGGACCGCAGGTCGTCAGCAGAGATGAACCAGGAGACACCTGGAGAGGACCACACAACATCGGTGAAAACTCACCTATCAAAAAATGTGTATAACAATAGATAAGAGAAGCACTGCGAGCACAGACACTAAATGTGTGACGTACCGTCAGGGATCGTCTCTGGTGAGCTGCTCCGTCCTCCTCTCTCCATGCTTGATGTCCTGGCCTCACCAGGAGAAGGGAACGTGGTTCCAACATCTCTTGTGTGGCGTCGAGTCCCATTTCTGACGAGCTCCAGGTCAcctgaggaaaaaagaaaaagaaaacaagactcttaaacatttcttttgttgcaACTTTACAAGCATTAAACATATGGACTTTAAAACCAAGGAACCTCTTGTAAATAAACTCGACTCTCATTGTAAAAAGGAGTAATTACCTTAACGAGTGGAAATGTGATGAGGAATAAAGAATCTGTTACATAACTGGACCAGTTACACTAATTTtgctttgtgaaataaacttTTACAGGAGACTGTTTTCTTAGTGAGACTTCCACAAACGGGTCTTGTATCTTTAAAATATCCTGTAAATAGTCACAGAAACGtcttctgcttctctctcttggTGACTGAGGACATCATTAGAAGGACACAATGACTTTGTCCTACTGACCCGCCTGGACGCCTCTGCTGACCAGCTGGACGGGCCTCTTGGCCCGGTGGGTCCGGGGGGGGCCGCCGGGCGACGCCAGGTTGGAGGTGCTGGTTGATGTTGTAGAATCTGCAGCAACCTGAAGGCcgaggaaatgaaaaacattaagaGCCGTTAAGCCGAGGATTATAAGTCACGATCCTATTTGTCTGgaacaaatgcaaacattttaagGTTTAAGTTGCTTTGGTGAAGTTTAGCAGCTTTAACCTGCAGATGAACAAAGTTTTTCGACTAATCTTATCGGTAAAAACATTCTGCTAAATTCAGTTTTAAGTTTGTATTCAAAAAGTGCTCAAATCCTTCTGCATCCAGGATTAAAAGCATTTTAACTCACTGTGGATTCCTCCGTCCCgcgtcctctcctctcatgcCGCCCTTCTTTCTGCCTGTCGATGGCGCCGTACAGCTTACTGAGGCTGGCGCTCGCTTCCAGGCGCCGGACCCTGTGGGCGCCGAACGCTCGGATCAGCCGCTCCGTGTCCACCGTGGACATGGAGGCGCTGGACAAGGTCTCCGACCCGTCTCTGTCTGCTGGACAGAGGTGCTGACTCTGGGAGGACAAGCTGTCCTCGTCCGCGGGCCGAGACGTTTCCTCCACCTGAAGCCTCCCCCGGCgggcctggggggggaggggcggttcccccccggcctccctcccccccgtgaCCTCACAGcccctcctcacctccccctccctccctggctTGTCCTCTTGTCCTTCTGACATGTCCCTGCGGCCGTGAATGAGACGGGAGAGGCGCTCCAGCCGCTCCAGCAGCGAGGCGTCTGTGTCGCGGGTCGGGCGGGACGCCTCCGGGCTCCACTGGTCACAGAACCGCTCCCACAGCCGGTCCAGAGCGCTGCTCCTCTGGGCCCCCGTGAGAGGGACGGGACGGCCCCTCctctcctggtcctggtccgcGCGGACCGGTTGGAACCTCACGCGGCTCCGCTCTGGTTGCTCAGCACTCGGGAGCCGCACCGGGCCGGTGCCCTGGTCCCTCTTTGAGGCCTCCGGTTTGATGGATGGAGAACCGCCGCTGAAGGCTACGGAAACCCGAGGAGACGGTTCAGGCGACTGCGGCCCGGTTGGCGAGGTTCCACCCGTCcatgcagaggaggagagatggacaTCAGGTCTTCCTGCTGAATTAGAATGACATTCACTAAACGACACTCATTGTGTTTTGAACCAACAAGAACAGCGACAAAACATTATTAAATTACTATGAAAGTAGTACAGTTAAGAGAATACGTGCATATAATGTAATTCAACTCTAAATGAAACTAATAATTCTAGTGTGCCTTAAAATACATGGAATATATTCAGTACAATGAAATATAAAGTCAAAGACATTCACATTTGGAATGTTTCtactatttaaatgtaaagttaaCATTTTGCTGGCTGGACGCACACACTTTAAGGCGCTCACCTCGGGGGGGCGCCTCGGGCATTTTGAAGGCGGCCGTATTGCGCCTCTTGCTGTAGATGCCCTCCGAGTGTCTGATGGCGATGCCCCGGTCCAACCCGGCGTCTTTGTGACCGAGGACCTCGCTGCTGAAGCGCGGGGGCACAGCGTCGTCGGAGCCTGGGTGGGAataaaaaattttaaaaagcctCTTTACATGGAAGTGATGCTCAAAGTGTCGTCATTCTGAGACGAGAGGAAAAGTGACCACAACTCTTCCATTTTCCCAGGTAGCAGTGAACAGAAGATGTTTGTAAGAGGTCTGCCGTCTCTCTGCTGGGGCCCTTTGTCTCACTCAGCCCCTGAACATGAATAATGGAGGCGCTCCCTGGTGCACGTTACAATAGACCAGCTGCTCCTAAAACCGCAGAGCCTCCTCGATCAACTGACAATTTAAGTCTTTGGATTTAATAAATTAATGTCATCACCTTTTTCAGGTATTTGAGTTATagatacacacatatacatacatgaacattcttcaatatatatatatatatatattcttcaatatatatatatatatatattgaagaaTGTTCATGTATGTATCTATAACTCAAATACCTGAAAAGGGTAATGAGATGGGCGCCTCACTCAACTTAATAGCGTCATATTTTGCCTGTAAGACCTACATTTTAATGcccttttgaaaagaaaattcagATTTCAACACTGTCAGGCTGACTTTCGAGTAATGGAGTGGAAATGAAATGATCAATGCGATGTCTAAATGGGAGACGATGGTACCAGTGTGAGAGCTCTCCATGCTGGTGTCCGAGGGGTCGGTGGAGGAGACGTCAGCTTCTGTTTGAGGGATGTAGAAAAGCTCCTCACTTCCTCGGGGTTTATAAGGTAACAGAACAGGCACCGCTGGAAGAGGAAAGGTGAGAAATAACGTACAACCACACAAAGACTAAAATCTATGCTGTAGTTTAGAACAGTCTCTTAGTGAAGAGCTGGGAACTGAGCTGTACATTTCATCAGAAGCCCACCTGGTGCGTCGGTGGTGAGCGCTCTGTGAGGCGGTCTGAAGGACTGTGTAGAGGTGGAGGTCGTCCGTCCCTGAGGCGCGGCGCCTTTGAACTGGGTGGACGTCTCGGTTCTTTGAGGCCCCCGCTGTCTCAGTGGCTCTCTGCCGTCGCTCCACTCCGGCGGGCTGGACAAACCGACGCCTTCGTCCGGACTGCTGGCTGCTGAGCGGCGCCTGAGGGGGACGAACTCTCTACGCGGCGGATCTGCGGCGTCACCGACGAGATCCGAGTGGACAGCGGGGGCCGAGCTGTGATCGGTGGCTTTGGGGGACAGAGTGAGATGGACACGGGACACGGGACCCGTCCTGGTCCCGGGTTCAGATGCGAACGGACCCGTGACTTCACGACCAACTCCAGAAACAGAGCGTCCCTTTACGGACAACTCGTCCTCCCGCCCGATAGACGGCGTGTTGACGTCTTCGGGGTCCACGTCCTCTCTGCCTAAACCCAgcgaggaagggggaggggcttcaaACTGGCCTCCTACAGTGTCTCGTCTCTTCTGATTCGCCGGTGACGGGAGAGGAGTCGGGGGGCGGCTCGGGCCGCGGGCCGATGCCTCTTCGTCCCTGGAAGGGAGACGCGCCGCGTTGACTGTGGCGAGCCCGGCGGCAGCAGTGGAGAGCTCGGCCAGGTGGAGCAGCCCCGGCGCCGGACTGGGGGGAGGCGCAGGCGACGTGGAGGGTGAGGGGGAGCTTGAGCGCCGGCGCGTGGCGACGGAGACGGACGCGAGCGGCTGAGGGTCGGTCCGGGCGAGGGTCACCCCCTCTCTGGCTGCGATCTCACGTATGTGAGCCTCCAGGTCCGGGCGGAGGGGTCGCTGGGGCTCCACGCGGGGGCCCCGCGGCGCGTGAGCGCCACCTGGCGGAGGGAGCGCCTCCGCCCGCTGAGTGGGGCCCTCCCCCTTCAGGACTCCAACGCTGGACGCTGCACTGCTGTCTGTATCTGTGCTCCCCTGACTCTGAAAGGAGGGGCAACGACAAGAAGCGTTTCATGTTTTGCTGTGAAATCATTCGTGGGCTGCAAAcctcaaaaaggaaaaagttctGCATCGCAGAATTTGCTGtggaaacatttttaatgaatgtttccaAATCGGGCCTTTGTTGAAACACACGTTACCTTTAGCATGAGACGTGTACTGTCCAGAGAATGGAGGCAGacaacaaaatgacacattttatttagcAGATATTCAAAGGGTGCGATgcagttgtttaattgttaaactGATGACTCTTTACCTTTATTGGGTTCTTTAAAAGCAGCTCCCTCTTGATCTCTTCAATCCTCATTCGGTCTTCTTTGTCCAACTCCAGAGTCTCACACTGCTGTCCTGATATCTTCAGCTTAATCCACTCTGCAACACCCAAACGGTTATGCGTTGTTTCTTTACCCGTGATGGCTTGCGTTAGCAGTGTGTGACCCTCTTACCTCTGGCTCTGCTCTCCTCGTGGTCATTGATGCTCGGTGTGCTGGACACCATCGTGGCTGGAGATTCACTCTGCAGCAACTGGGCCACCCGCATTGCCAGTGAGCTCTGACTGCTCCCATCACTCATCACGTCCTGATCCGTGTCCTCCGAGGTGCCGCTCCGTCCAGGACCTTGCGGGCTCGTCTGTTGTTGCTCCTCCTCTGCGTCTGCAGGGGTAGACGTGAGCTGCTGTGTGCCCAAATCTGCTGGAGGGGCGAGGACTGGTGGGACGGTGTCAGGAGGCGCCGCGCTGCAGCCCTCAGGTTCGGCCCGCCGGGCTGATTGGGAGACGGCAATGGATGGCTCTGACCCTCTACCAACGGCGCCATCTTGTGGTCTTCTGTGTGTATCTACCGGAGGAGCAGTCACAAGCGCTTGAGTGGACGAGTTCCGAGGTTGCCCCAATGACGACAAACTCTCGTGACCCATTGAGCCTTCTCTCAGCTTCTCGGAGCTCAGCATGGACTCGGACGAGGACCTGGCCCACGGGAGGGAGGGTTGAGTTCTGGGATCCTCagcggcagaggaggaggagaccgagGAGTCCCGGAGCCCGCTGGTTC
Protein-coding sequences here:
- the alms1 gene encoding mucin-5AC isoform X3; protein product: MEPNFTEYSLFQQSDNEFAPLRAHPDISVASERFHIAPQDGTTQASECGSLSQHPLAQVTILSEGVSSCCSLSQHSLSLNDSRREETVHSPSRDDARSREKDIEMLTDPPDKKEDETLFLRKDILAQRLLELLEKDIGMPSSSSSAFSSTSQTSVKAASSEESQSPRVCKAATDQSMVRREGPPGEASLPQQQTQQPDKDSPPHTSQTLSSEISNITMGSRSTLPDESSDLLHRELLSDVQRRSSRDAGSKSPTSAGQSLTPYPTGRIEGKPSVTRTNVGGLQWTGAFSAGVEEAPREQNLWFKGNQTGIDGSYLGYLPQSQSTPGVFKAPPKSSVKAKLVQLSAIESDKDNSSQSTTGISLQPDVPVAEVHPSDKANQSQEEATSAEVQSLPSLNYMQKVDAWRADHSSGKTSLFHSSPLQGFSGISPKKTAYDVVSDPPNPILSQQVSLKSSVDPNVTQNTPTAPSGSPRRGEAVGGAPSDKEDSGSTRRPSASAFDRSQCQSSANNPVTSVQKEPQKESPAEEENRPIQDDAHHQQSATVQPWPRLSLGHFSDVSLDQHFTLSSSQDSYNSGVKLGPSVGASSVVSLEIDNYAPHWTSVPSTPPPPPRPQGFNIEERIPLYLRNLGIDQSPSTILTPFTRRGPIREPEFSPTDLCAVKGSVGTQTSEGGSPNKGEFSRCSIQSADSSASVPLSLEILGLGASVPDWTRRASPSSDTEAIQGERRDEDSYPSTQLRRTDSSLTSSQMSVQLRARVDSDPSLATEARSGDRDAASPFPTSQSSEQRPEPSAANCTALLELRKLLSESDSALSPGSSVASSAAARHLLSDDNIFLSLRKRTSGLRDSSVSSSSAAEDPRTQPSLPWARSSSESMLSSEKLREGSMGHESLSSLGQPRNSSTQALVTAPPVDTHRRPQDGAVGRGSEPSIAVSQSARRAEPEGCSAAPPDTVPPVLAPPADLGTQQLTSTPADAEEEQQQTSPQGPGRSGTSEDTDQDVMSDGSSQSSLAMRVAQLLQSESPATMVSSTPSINDHEESRAREWIKLKISGQQCETLELDKEDRMRIEEIKRELLLKNPIKSQGSTDTDSSAASSVGVLKGEGPTQRAEALPPPGGAHAPRGPRVEPQRPLRPDLEAHIREIAAREGVTLARTDPQPLASVSVATRRRSSSPSPSTSPAPPPSPAPGLLHLAELSTAAAGLATVNAARLPSRDEEASARGPSRPPTPLPSPANQKRRDTVGGQFEAPPPSSLGLGREDVDPEDVNTPSIGREDELSVKGRSVSGVGREVTGPFASEPGTRTGPVSRVHLTLSPKATDHSSAPAVHSDLVGDAADPPRREFVPLRRRSAASSPDEGVGLSSPPEWSDGREPLRQRGPQRTETSTQFKGAAPQGRTTSTSTQSFRPPHRALTTDAPAVPVLLPYKPRGSEELFYIPQTEADVSSTDPSDTSMESSHTGSDDAVPPRFSSEVLGHKDAGLDRGIAIRHSEGIYSKRRNTAAFKMPEAPPRAGRPDVHLSSSAWTGGTSPTGPQSPEPSPRVSVAFSGGSPSIKPEASKRDQGTGPVRLPSAEQPERSRVRFQPVRADQDQERRGRPVPLTGAQRSSALDRLWERFCDQWSPEASRPTRDTDASLLERLERLSRLIHGRRDMSEGQEDKPGREGEVRRGCEVTGGREAGGEPPLPPQARRGRLQVEETSRPADEDSLSSQSQHLCPADRDGSETLSSASMSTVDTERLIRAFGAHRVRRLEASASLSKLYGAIDRQKEGRHERRGRGTEESTVAADSTTSTSTSNLASPGGPPRTHRAKRPVQLVSRGVQAGDLELVRNGTRRHTRDVGTTFPSPGEARTSSMERGGRSSSPETIPDGVSWFISADDLRSEARKENRPGDWTGRPSTAWFKAYSRMDPWRQPLRQRQVHEDRNHRAQTQVDARTKPLSSGLTRLSLQEALEMHRPRFLSRSRRRLQRLALQAEERKLQEVFSRERHQQSTGPGGAGRLLQPAGGALLRRAVPRRDDTEIQTDL
- the alms1 gene encoding mucin-2 isoform X2; translated protein: MEPPAGRAAPPQLPADENATHSDGRSSLNKPGAQSHGRASRNQRPARLETDGWERQQPWRRSSRPEFQDSNLSPALSLLPSNSDMEPNFTEYSLFQQSDNEFAPLRAHPDISVASERFHIAPQDGTTQASECGSLSQHPLAQVTILSEGVSSCCSLSQHSLSLNDSRREETVHSPSRDDARSREKDIEMLTDPPDKKEDETLFLRKDILAQRLLELLEKDIGMPSSSSSAFSSTSQTSVKAASSEESQSPRVCKAATDQSMVRREGPPGEASLPQQQTQQPDKDSPPHTSQTLSSEISNITMGSRSTLPDESSDLLHRELLSDVQRRSSRDAGSKSPTSAGQSLTPYPTGRIEGKPSVTRTNVGGLQWTGAFSAGVEEAPREQNLWFKGNQTGIDGSYLGYLPQSQSTPGVFKAPPKSSVKAKLVQLSAIESDKDNSSQSTTGISLQPDVPVAEVHPSDKANQSQEEATSAEVQSLPSLNYMQKVDAWRADHSSGKTSLFHSSPLQGFSGISPKKTAYDVVSDPPNPILSQQVSLKSSVDPNVTQNTPTAPSGSPRRGEAVGGAPSDKEDSGSTRRPSASAFDRSQCQSSANNPVTSVQKEPQKESPAEEENRPIQDDAHHQQSATVQPWPRLSLGHFSDVSLDQHFTLSSSQDSYNSGVKLGPSVGASSVVSLEIDNYAPHWTSVPSTPPPPPRPQGFNIEERIPLYLRNLGIDQSPSTILTPFTRRGPIREPEFSPTDLCAVKGSVGTQTSEGGSPNKGEFSRCSIQSADSSASVPLSLEILGLGASVPDWTRRASPSSDTEAIQGERRDEDSYPSTQLRRTDSSLTSSQMSVQLRARVDSDPSLATEARSGDRDAASPFPTSQSSEQRPEPSAANCTALLELRKLLSESDSALSPGSSVASSAAARHLLSDDNIFLSLRKRTSGLRDSSVSSSSAAEDPRTQPSLPWARSSSESMLSSEKLREGSMGHESLSSLGQPRNSSTQALVTAPPVDTHRRPQDGAVGRGSEPSIAVSQSARRAEPEGCSAAPPDTVPPVLAPPADLGTQQLTSTPADAEEEQQQTSPQGPGRSGTSEDTDQDVMSDGSSQSSLAMRVAQLLQSESPATMVSSTPSINDHEESRAREWIKLKISGQQCETLELDKEDRMRIEEIKRELLLKNPIKSQGSTDTDSSAASSVGVLKGEGPTQRAEALPPPGGAHAPRGPRVEPQRPLRPDLEAHIREIAAREGVTLARTDPQPLASVSVATRRRSSSPSPSTSPAPPPSPAPGLLHLAELSTAAAGLATVNAARLPSRDEEASARGPSRPPTPLPSPANQKRRDTVGGQFEAPPPSSLGLGREDVDPEDVNTPSIGREDELSVKGRSVSGVGREVTGPFASEPGTRTGPVSRVHLTLSPKATDHSSAPAVHSDLVGDAADPPRREFVPLRRRSAASSPDEGVGLSSPPEWSDGREPLRQRGPQRTETSTQFKGAAPQGRTTSTSTQSFRPPHRALTTDAPAVPVLLPYKPRGSEELFYIPQTEADVSSTDPSDTSMESSHTGSDDAVPPRFSSEVLGHKDAGLDRGIAIRHSEGIYSKRRNTAAFKMPEAPPRGRPDVHLSSSAWTGGTSPTGPQSPEPSPRVSVAFSGGSPSIKPEASKRDQGTGPVRLPSAEQPERSRVRFQPVRADQDQERRGRPVPLTGAQRSSALDRLWERFCDQWSPEASRPTRDTDASLLERLERLSRLIHGRRDMSEGQEDKPGREGEVRRGCEVTGGREAGGEPPLPPQARRGRLQVEETSRPADEDSLSSQSQHLCPADRDGSETLSSASMSTVDTERLIRAFGAHRVRRLEASASLSKLYGAIDRQKEGRHERRGRGTEESTVAADSTTSTSTSNLASPGGPPRTHRAKRPVQLVSRGVQAGDLELVRNGTRRHTRDVGTTFPSPGEARTSSMERGGRSSSPETIPDGVSWFISADDLRSEARKENRPGDWTGRPSTAWFKAYSRMDPWRQPLRQRQVHEDRNHRAQTQVDARTKPLSSGLTRLSLQEALEMHRPRFLSRSRRRLQRLALQAEERKLQEVFSRERHQQSTGPGGAGRLLQPAGGALLRRAVPRRDDTEIQTDL
- the alms1 gene encoding mucin-5AC isoform X1 codes for the protein MEPPAGRAAPPQLPADENATHSDGRSSLNKPGAQSHGRASRNQRPARLETDGWERQQPWRRSSRPEFQDSNLSPALSLLPSNSDMEPNFTEYSLFQQSDNEFAPLRAHPDISVASERFHIAPQDGTTQASECGSLSQHPLAQVTILSEGVSSCCSLSQHSLSLNDSRREETVHSPSRDDARSREKDIEMLTDPPDKKEDETLFLRKDILAQRLLELLEKDIGMPSSSSSAFSSTSQTSVKAASSEESQSPRVCKAATDQSMVRREGPPGEASLPQQQTQQPDKDSPPHTSQTLSSEISNITMGSRSTLPDESSDLLHRELLSDVQRRSSRDAGSKSPTSAGQSLTPYPTGRIEGKPSVTRTNVGGLQWTGAFSAGVEEAPREQNLWFKGNQTGIDGSYLGYLPQSQSTPGVFKAPPKSSVKAKLVQLSAIESDKDNSSQSTTGISLQPDVPVAEVHPSDKANQSQEEATSAEVQSLPSLNYMQKVDAWRADHSSGKTSLFHSSPLQGFSGISPKKTAYDVVSDPPNPILSQQVSLKSSVDPNVTQNTPTAPSGSPRRGEAVGGAPSDKEDSGSTRRPSASAFDRSQCQSSANNPVTSVQKEPQKESPAEEENRPIQDDAHHQQSATVQPWPRLSLGHFSDVSLDQHFTLSSSQDSYNSGVKLGPSVGASSVVSLEIDNYAPHWTSVPSTPPPPPRPQGFNIEERIPLYLRNLGIDQSPSTILTPFTRRGPIREPEFSPTDLCAVKGSVGTQTSEGGSPNKGEFSRCSIQSADSSASVPLSLEILGLGASVPDWTRRASPSSDTEAIQGERRDEDSYPSTQLRRTDSSLTSSQMSVQLRARVDSDPSLATEARSGDRDAASPFPTSQSSEQRPEPSAANCTALLELRKLLSESDSALSPGSSVASSAAARHLLSDDNIFLSLRKRTSGLRDSSVSSSSAAEDPRTQPSLPWARSSSESMLSSEKLREGSMGHESLSSLGQPRNSSTQALVTAPPVDTHRRPQDGAVGRGSEPSIAVSQSARRAEPEGCSAAPPDTVPPVLAPPADLGTQQLTSTPADAEEEQQQTSPQGPGRSGTSEDTDQDVMSDGSSQSSLAMRVAQLLQSESPATMVSSTPSINDHEESRAREWIKLKISGQQCETLELDKEDRMRIEEIKRELLLKNPIKSQGSTDTDSSAASSVGVLKGEGPTQRAEALPPPGGAHAPRGPRVEPQRPLRPDLEAHIREIAAREGVTLARTDPQPLASVSVATRRRSSSPSPSTSPAPPPSPAPGLLHLAELSTAAAGLATVNAARLPSRDEEASARGPSRPPTPLPSPANQKRRDTVGGQFEAPPPSSLGLGREDVDPEDVNTPSIGREDELSVKGRSVSGVGREVTGPFASEPGTRTGPVSRVHLTLSPKATDHSSAPAVHSDLVGDAADPPRREFVPLRRRSAASSPDEGVGLSSPPEWSDGREPLRQRGPQRTETSTQFKGAAPQGRTTSTSTQSFRPPHRALTTDAPAVPVLLPYKPRGSEELFYIPQTEADVSSTDPSDTSMESSHTGSDDAVPPRFSSEVLGHKDAGLDRGIAIRHSEGIYSKRRNTAAFKMPEAPPRAGRPDVHLSSSAWTGGTSPTGPQSPEPSPRVSVAFSGGSPSIKPEASKRDQGTGPVRLPSAEQPERSRVRFQPVRADQDQERRGRPVPLTGAQRSSALDRLWERFCDQWSPEASRPTRDTDASLLERLERLSRLIHGRRDMSEGQEDKPGREGEVRRGCEVTGGREAGGEPPLPPQARRGRLQVEETSRPADEDSLSSQSQHLCPADRDGSETLSSASMSTVDTERLIRAFGAHRVRRLEASASLSKLYGAIDRQKEGRHERRGRGTEESTVAADSTTSTSTSNLASPGGPPRTHRAKRPVQLVSRGVQAGDLELVRNGTRRHTRDVGTTFPSPGEARTSSMERGGRSSSPETIPDGVSWFISADDLRSEARKENRPGDWTGRPSTAWFKAYSRMDPWRQPLRQRQVHEDRNHRAQTQVDARTKPLSSGLTRLSLQEALEMHRPRFLSRSRRRLQRLALQAEERKLQEVFSRERHQQSTGPGGAGRLLQPAGGALLRRAVPRRDDTEIQTDL